A genome region from Anaerolineae bacterium includes the following:
- a CDS encoding PLP-dependent transferase, which yields MTSEQPKLPAAMQLRRRDARILARRLETQCVHAGEHQDPIPARPSTTPIHLATTFTYPHTRELDDVLASRTPGYVYARYASPTTNALEQALATLENADAALACSSGMAAVHLAIVGSQVRAGDAVLCAADIYGTTYALVNSLLPRLGLQPIIADFTHLDEVEDILRTRRPRLVIFEALTNPLLKVIDAPAVVELAHRYAARAIIDSTFTTPMTLQPMSFGADFVVHSLTKFLAGHGDVLAGAVLCRAPDFEQMYITSYQLGCNLDPHAAYLTLRGLKTFPLRFERQCANAMELARFLESHPGVSRVYYPGLPSHPGHALAGRLFRNGLFGAVLSFEIKDGNAQKAFALMERLRIIQPATTLGDVQSTILYPAHSSHAALTEEELAKVGISRALVRLSAGIEHVEDLKEDLDQALRSL from the coding sequence ATGACCAGCGAACAGCCGAAACTTCCTGCCGCGATGCAGTTGCGCCGGCGCGATGCGCGCATCCTGGCGCGCCGGCTGGAGACCCAGTGCGTGCATGCCGGCGAACATCAGGACCCTATCCCTGCCCGTCCTTCCACCACGCCCATTCACCTGGCCACCACCTTCACCTACCCACATACCCGGGAGCTGGATGATGTGTTGGCCTCTCGCACGCCCGGCTATGTGTATGCGCGCTATGCCTCTCCCACCACCAACGCGCTGGAGCAGGCGCTGGCCACCCTGGAAAACGCCGACGCCGCCCTGGCCTGCAGTTCGGGCATGGCGGCGGTGCATCTGGCCATCGTGGGTTCCCAGGTGCGCGCCGGCGACGCTGTCCTGTGTGCCGCCGACATTTACGGCACGACCTATGCTCTGGTCAACTCGCTCCTGCCGCGCCTGGGCCTGCAACCCATCATCGCCGATTTCACCCATCTGGATGAGGTGGAAGATATCCTGCGCACCAGGCGCCCCCGGCTGGTAATATTTGAAGCGCTCACCAATCCCCTGCTCAAGGTCATCGACGCGCCGGCAGTGGTGGAGCTGGCACACCGCTACGCCGCCAGAGCCATCATTGACAGCACTTTCACGACCCCTATGACCCTTCAGCCCATGAGCTTCGGCGCCGATTTCGTGGTGCACAGCCTGACCAAATTCCTCGCCGGCCACGGGGATGTGCTGGCCGGCGCCGTGCTCTGCCGCGCCCCTGACTTTGAGCAGATGTACATCACATCCTATCAGTTAGGGTGCAACCTGGACCCTCACGCCGCTTATCTGACCCTGCGCGGCCTGAAGACCTTCCCTCTGCGTTTTGAGCGCCAGTGCGCCAATGCCATGGAACTGGCACGCTTTCTGGAAAGCCATCCCGGGGTCTCGCGGGTGTATTACCCTGGCCTTCCGAGCCATCCGGGCCATGCGCTGGCCGGCCGGCTCTTCCGCAACGGGCTGTTCGGCGCGGTGCTCAGCTTCGAGATCAAGGATGGCAACGCCCAAAAAGCCTTTGCGCTGATGGAACGCCTGCGCATCATCCAGCCGGCCACCACGCTCGGCGATGTCCAGTCCACGATCCTGTACCCGGCGCATTCATCCCACGCCGCGCTGACCGAGGAAGAGCTGGCGAAAGTGGGCATCAGCCGGGCATTGGTGCGCCTGTCCGCCGGCATCGAGCATGTCGAAGACTTGAAAGAGGACCTGGACCAGGCCCTGCGATCGCTGTAA